The genomic window CGTCCTCGACCTCGTCGTAGGGCGGGAAGTCGGGCCACTGCTCGGCGACCCAGGCGTACTGCACGACCCGCTCCTCGTCGAGCAGGTAGACGGCGGGGCGGTGCTCGGTGATACCGGCCATGCCGTCGAGGTCGTTCTCGACGCCGTAGGTTTCGGCGACGTCAGCGGCGGGATCGGAGAATAGCGACGCGTCGATCCCGCTGTCCGCGATCAGGTCCTTGTGCTCGTAGGGCGAGGAGATCGAACAGCCGACGATCTGGGCGTCGAACGCGCTCGTCCACTCCCGGTCGCGGATCTCGCTCCAGACGTACGTCGCCGGGAACGCGCCGTCCATCGGGTGGAACACGAGGAGTACGGGCCCCTCGGCGGTGAGATCGGAGAGGGCAACGTCTTCCCAGAACTCGTCGTTGACGAGCGGGCGCTCGAAGTCCGGCGCCTGCTCGCCCACGGCGACGTGGTCGGTCTCGGGCAGATCGACGACCTCGAAGTCGACCATCAGGCGTCACCTCCAGTCGCGGGAGCAGCGTCCGCATCGTCGGCTTCGGCGCCGTACGTGCCGTCGAGATAGTCGACGATGTTCGCGCTCTCCGCCATCGTGACGCCGGTGGTCCGGTCGACGATCACGGGAACCGTCCGGACGCCCGAGACGCGCTTGACGACGTCCCGGTCTCCGTGCATGGGTTCGACGAAGCGGGACTGGAAGTCGAGGTCGAGTTCGTGCAGGCGGCGGACGACCCGCTCGCAGTACGGGCAGGCCTGGAGCCGGTACAGCGTGATCGCTGGCTGCTCCTCGGCCGATTCGGCTGGCATGGGGCCTGCTATGGGCGAACGGCGGGTAAGCCCATCGACGGCCCGGCGGGCTTGCCGGCGTCGCGCAGCAGCGGTCAGCCCCTCGGGGCGGACGGCGCCGCTCCCACAACGTTCAGTACCCACCGCTCCGATTCCCGAGCTCGTGGGCGAGCACGCACGGCAGGTCCAGGAACGACTCGCGGACCGGCTGGCGGCAGCCCTGCCTGCGGCCGAGTGGTCCGTCGAGCGACCCGTCGGCGGCACCCCGGTCGACGTCGCTGGCGAGACTCCCGACCGGCTGGTGCTTCTCGAACTCGAGTGGCGCCGTGCGGATCCCGCGAACAACACCGCGAAGCTGTTTCGTCACCTCGCCGACGACGGCGCGCTCCGGGCGGTGCTCGGCGATCGCGACGCGGTCGTCGTCCAGCTGTTTACGAACTACTACGACCTGGCCAGCGGCGGCGTGTCCTCGAAGCGCAGGGACGCGACGTTCGTGGGCGCGGCCGCAGCCGAATACCTCGATAACGTGGCGTACTGGCCGGTCGACCTCTCCATCGACCCGCCGAAAGGCGGTGGGGAGTTGCCCGAGGATTGGAACGCGGCGGTCGACGCTGCCGTCGATTCGATCGTCGACCGCCTCGAAGCGAGTCGTTAGCGGTCGGACCTACTCCCCGATCTCGATGCGCTTGCCCGCCTCCGCAGGCGCTTCCTTGGGGAGCGTGACTCGGAGGACGCCCCGGTCGTCGAGGTCCGCGTCGATCGCGTCGGCGTCGACCGGTTCGGGCAGCCGGACGGTCCGCTCGACGGCGTGCTTGCGCTCGCTGCGGACGTAGTCGGCCTCGACGTGTTCCTCTCGCTCGGCCACGATGGAGAGACGGCCCTCCGAGTAGGTGAGTTCGAGGTCGCCCGCCTCGAAGCCCGGCAGTTCCGCCTCGACGACGAACTGGTCGTCCTCGTCGACCACGTCGACGGCGACGGTGCTCCCGAAACTGGCCTGCCCCTCGAACTGCGATTCCATCCGGTCGAACAGCCGCTCGAGTTCGCTGAAGGGGTTGCGTGCCATGACGTTCTGACCTTCGACCCGGGGCGTAATAAGCCTCAGCTGGTGAACTGGACCGTTTCGGAGCGATTCGGGGCGACGGCGAACCGCTTGGAAGCCCGTTCCGCCCGAGAGTGGTTCGGGAAGTCCAGCGAGGTCACTGTGGCGGGTCGAACCAGACGGCACTCCGGTGGAGTGCGAACGCTCGCGGTGTCCGGCGGTCGTGCCGGCAGCCGTTACTCGCCCAGCTCGACCACGCCGGCGTCGAGGAGGTCGCCGAGCACGTCGCGAGCGTGGCCGTCGGGCGAGACGTCCTCGTAGACGCGCCAGATATCGCCGTCGAGGAGGACGAACGTCGTTCGCGCTGCGGCACCGCGGCTGGTGTCGACGTCGAACGCGTCGGCGAGTTCGGCGTCGGGGTCAGCGAGGAGGTCGAACTCGAGCCCCTGG from Salinarchaeum sp. Harcht-Bsk1 includes these protein-coding regions:
- a CDS encoding glutathione S-transferase N-terminal domain-containing protein produces the protein MPAESAEEQPAITLYRLQACPYCERVVRRLHELDLDFQSRFVEPMHGDRDVVKRVSGVRTVPVIVDRTTGVTMAESANIVDYLDGTYGAEADDADAAPATGGDA
- a CDS encoding Hsp20/alpha crystallin family protein, which translates into the protein MARNPFSELERLFDRMESQFEGQASFGSTVAVDVVDEDDQFVVEAELPGFEAGDLELTYSEGRLSIVAEREEHVEADYVRSERKHAVERTVRLPEPVDADAIDADLDDRGVLRVTLPKEAPAEAGKRIEIGE
- a CDS encoding redoxin domain-containing protein produces the protein MVDFEVVDLPETDHVAVGEQAPDFERPLVNDEFWEDVALSDLTAEGPVLLVFHPMDGAFPATYVWSEIRDREWTSAFDAQIVGCSISSPYEHKDLIADSGIDASLFSDPAADVAETYGVENDLDGMAGITEHRPAVYLLDEERVVQYAWVAEQWPDFPPYDEVEDALGGL